From the Gossypium hirsutum isolate 1008001.06 chromosome A02, Gossypium_hirsutum_v2.1, whole genome shotgun sequence genome, the window GCTTATCGTTAAAGAGATTGTTAAATTTCCTGAAATTTCCGGAAAATTAACTTTTCCCATCTCAGTTAAACAGGTTTTTATATTTACTGTATAAATTGGATTAAAGTCCTTTGATGAATGAAATTGTTAGTAATATTATGAATGgaagtatttttaaatttatatatttcacGGTGAGCAGTATTCGATCTTCTGTAATTGGAATCTCTTTGCAGCCTGGTCCTAAGGATGGTCTCCTCCACTGCTTTATAAAACGGAACCGATCCACTCACACATATTGCCTTTACCTTAGTTTAACTAATGGTGAGATTATTGTAGTTGCCTTACTTGGATTCGGGTGTGAGTGTTAGATATGTGTCATGTTCTAAACTGTCTTTTCATATCTCTGTGGCAGCACTAACAGATGATGGGAAGTTCCTTCTTGCTGCTCGCAAGCATAAGCGTCCTACACACAATGATTATATCATCTCTTTACGGGCTGAGGATATGTCAAGGGGGAGCAGTTCTTATGTTGGGAAATTGAGGTGAGTAGTTACTCGACTCTAATGTGAGTGTCATATACAAATACGTGTCTGACATggatatatattcaatttatacATCTTTGAAAGCTCACAACTTATATTCATGTCTGGATGTGTTAAACACAGAGGTTGAATACAgatgttttgagaaaaaaaaaagtttgagcaATGTAAGCTATAGACaacaaatttatgtttttatttttctttttggcaAAGATCAAATTATTTAGGGAACAGGTACACCATCCTTGCTGGTCAATCAGCTCATACTGGTTCAAAGATGGCTAAAAATCACTCTCCTAGGCTACCAAATTTGAAACATGCTTCATCTAAAGTCCATTTGGTCAACTATTCCATGGCTCATATTTCATATGAATTGGAAGTTTTTGGTTCGAGGTAAGAGTTTTTTGTTATTTTGCATAAGGATTTGATGATTTCTTATTCTATTTGTCATATCTAGCATTTCGAGTACCCGTGTCAGATATGAAAACACCGAACCATACATATGTCAAACACATATCCGTACCCAAAGTTGCTTTTAAGTCCGAGTAGGTGATACAGATATATTTTATATGACTTCTAGGGGTCCAAGGAGAATGCAATGTATCATGGGTACCATCCCAACCGCTTCTACCGCGCCCGAAGAGCCAGCTCGAGCCCGGTCAGAGTTTTCTGGCCTCAATACGGACATATTCCAATCAAATCCGATTGCTCATTCAGAACCAGCTAGCATGGGCAATTTTCTGTCAGGATCATTGTGTGGTCAAAAGAATGGTGCATTGGTGTTGATAAACAAGGCTCCAAGGTGGAATGAACAACTCCATTGTTGGTGCTTAAACTTCCATGGACGAGTGACAGTTGCTTCGGTTAAAAACTTTCAGTTGGTGGCTTCTCCGGAAAATCGAAAGATCGTACTTCAGTTCGGGAAAGTTGGGAAAGATTTATTCACCATGGATTACCAGTATCCAATCTCTGCATTCCAAGCATTTGCCATCTGCCTCAGCAGCTTTGACACTAAGGTTGCTTGTGAATGAAGATATCTATGTTTGATATTCATatccaataataattaaaaataaataaaaatcgatccaaaatttattcgattttcatTTTATAAAAGGGAGAGTTAAAAGAGAATTGGTGTATATACTGCAAATatttgcttagctatgtctttgCAGTACTCAGTCAAATGgtacaatctttttttttttttccaatccAATATCTTCTGACTTCTGGTACCTTACAAGGATGCTATCTACACATAATTGTCCTCTCTACTTAAGCTGATTGCATGTGGATGCTCAGATTTGACCTTGTATGTACAGAATCTGTGGCGGTGGTGGTGCCTTCTTTAGTAGGCAGATTGCCTGAATGCAGTTCAGGTTGGTTCAGTTTCCGGACAAACTCAATGAACAAAGGAAAATGCTCCGGTGCGAAGAATTGAGCTCCAATCCTCTGGAAAATGAACGAGTCATTAAGATTCTCACTCAACATGTTCTTCTTGATCTGCTTAAGACCATCAGGAGCTCCGATAGTCGAGTTCTGGCCGGAAATTCCGACCCCGTGTTTGTTGCAAGCTGTTCCAATTTCAGCAAGTAATGATTCAGGGCTTGAGAGAGATTCCTTAAGCTGGTACTTATCTGACTGGTCCATCCCAGGCAAGATGATTTTGCATGAATTCCTTGCAAACATCTCTGCAACTTCTTCGTAGCCTTTTCTCGTGGCAGTGTTGTAGAAGCCAGCTGTGAGCTCGGAAGGATGTGAACGGGTTCCGTGCCAAGAGTGCATCAACGGGACTTTCCCGAAAATGTTCACTGCACTATCACTGAAAACCGAAGAGGCAAGTGAGAGTAGGCGATCTCCATGAGCTATGAGCTGGCTTGAGtaccaagaaagaaagaaatcaccATAAGGACTTTCCCAAGATCCACCATGATCCTTGAAGAAGGTGTTTGCTGTAGGCAACTCGCTGTTAGCGGGTGCATCATGAGGGCCACCTAGTCCCCACTTTGGCTTTCCGCATGCTTCGGCATGTTGCTTAAGAAGGTGAAGCATGTTTTTGTCGTAACATTGGAACTCCCCAGCTCCCGGAACTGTGTCACTTTTGGCAAACCCACGGTGAGATGGATACCGAAGCTCACCATCTGGTCCGAGACCCATTGTGATTCCCTGCAAAACCACAATACAGAAGCCATTAACATCAAAACAGGGTCTAATGACATTGCCTTATTTGACAAGCAAAACCAACTACCATGATCGTAGAACCGATGAAAGCCGAAAAAGCCGACTTGAAGCTTTCGCAGAAATCCTGATACACTTGCATTGGAGTCTTCCCATTAAGAACAGCAAGCTCATCAACAGCCAGTGAAAGACATCCTCGGTAAGGCTTTCCAGCTTGATCCTTGAAGAAGATATTGGACTTGGTTTTCCCAATATCAAGTACCCACTCGGGAAGTGGGATCTTAGGTTGACTGGAAGCGTGAAAGCAGAGTGTTACGTGAAGTTTAAGACCTGCTTTCCGAACCATCTCGGCAATGGTAAGGTAGCCAGACCAGTCGTACTTTCCCATCGACTCATGCTCGACCACTCCCCACCATATAGGCAATTCAACACCTTCCAAACCGAGAAGTTTCAAAGCTTTAAGCCCCGCTGATATTGCTCGAAACTGGTTGACTGTACCACCAGACACAACATCTAGAGGCAGGCCAGCAAATAATCTTACTCTATTAAGCTGCAAAATGAAACAACCGAATAACCTCCATAAGATTTTTTAGTCGCTaccaaaaatttcaattttgtacAATTATAGATGTTTATAAATTGGGTCAATTCGGGTTTGAACCCTGGTtagtagaggtgtgcatgggccgggtggcccggcccagcccgaagGCCCACCCAAAAAtaagagggtttgggtaaaaatataggcccgaaaaatgggcttggacaaaaaactaggcccgtttagaaaatgggccagGCCTCAGGTAAGATTTTTTGGCCTGGGCttggcccagcccggcccgattttaatattaaattattttttaaaaaaatttatttttaattttaagtaactttagtattttactttactctttttgttgtttttaatgttattttaatattgtaaaacttttgttattaatataatttagttcttaatttaattttaatttgtttcaatttttcaattttaatataattactttttattttatttttaatttatgtattattttaagaattatttgtcttatttttttatttgttttttgttttaatatttgtttttatgttttaaatatatttgatttattatattttaaaattttttatttaataaaaaaagcaattttttttaatatggccTTGCCGGGCCAGGTTGGGTTGGGCTCGGGCCTACCTTTTTTTCCCGGGCttggcttggacaaatttttaggcccatatttcaggccgggCCAGCCCAAGCCTTGAAAACGGGCtaaattttttatgggcccggcccgaacccaGCCCAGCccgacccatgcacacctctacagTGGTTACGAATAATATCAATAGATTTTATATTTGCACAAACCTGATCTAActttaaatatgtttaaatttattcaaatttatctatatttataaattacCAACTCAAGGCATTATAAGTTGgctaatattaatattaatttaatatttaatatttaaaatgattttttattaaaagtttaaatttaggCAAGTTACTAacaatttttctttgtttatgtagtattttattatcatatatttaattttatgtgatataaattaaacagtatataaaaataaaataaaagtatgttGCAAAAGTATAAACAAGGacggtttaatatttttttcaaaattatttttttattttatatttttatctaaattttctcgtattttagataaatttttatatttaaataaatattttaacccaTGAATAGGTAGAAGTAAAAAATGTAACACCTATCAATGtatttttaagtcaattttagcAGCATGGTAGAAAATATGGTgatttacttaatatttatatattttttatatatattaaaatttatcagaAGTAAATATACGAaagtattttatattaaaaaatatatttattaaaatatatcattattatattaattgagtggcaagaatttttttaataaatttatttgaagattatataaaaatataatgagataaaaatatactataataatattaattatctattttaatttcataattaaattaatattttaaaataataataatttaaaagcaGAAACAATGGAatgaagccaaaaaaaaaaaaaaaaccttacagTTTTGGATTTTGTAGAAGACTTCGATTTAGGGAGGGGATCAGATTGGGCAGCTTGCGCTGTTATTCTGAGCCAAGATTTTCCCCTCCTTAATGGACTCTGAAACGAAACACTGTTTGGTTTCCGGAAAAATAGTTTCTCATTAAATTTCCCGAAACTAAACCTTgaatccttaaaccctaattctGTTTTAAGGTTTGTTGCCTGAGAACAACTCCTAATTGCCGAAACCTCCATTCCCCAAAAATTCCAATTCCGAAGACccaaaaaaaaactaatgaaaaatttatctcaaaataataaaaaagagatatattaaaactaaaaatcaagtcttatttttaaaaacaaaatcagGTTTACAACCAAAGAACTTCAAACAAAAAACCCCCAATGAAAAACAGGGTCTTTGCTCTCAGATCTCAAGCTGTAAAccacaaaaaggaaaaaaaaatcttcGAACTGAAAAATTTGGGGGATGAGTGAAAGATTAGAAATGAGggcttttataatatttttttgccCTTGTTTTGGGGGGATGCAGCTAATTTCATGGCTGATGGCTGGAGCTCGTTTCTTATATAAACGTTTTTTTcgtaaaaacaacaaaaatggcgGGTATCTCTTCTACTTTTACGTTTCGTAGTTTACCAAAATCCTCAGCCGcataattaatcattttttacCTGGGTTTAATTAACAATTTCTTTAGCAAAAAAAAGTTAttcaaaagaattttaaaatatattttaattttcactttttatcatatataaataaaatatttatttttttctagaaaataaaatatttatttaacatgggtaaactacaaaaataatcattttttttaccTCATGACTAATGCTAGCGTAATTAAATATCTATATATGTGACTTTGTACTCTGTATATGTGTTTGAGGTCAAAGGTTCGAGTTgtgtttttagaaaattttgttattttattctgaactaactagaggtgtgcatgggacgggaggcccggcccggcccgaaggcccgcccgaaaaatgggagggtttgggtaaaaatataggcccaaaaaatgggcttcgagaaaaaatgaggcccgtttagaaaatgggccaggcctcgggtaagattttttggcccggacccggcccggcccgattttaatattaaattattttaaaaaaattttatttttaattttaagtaacttCAGTATTTTACTTTactctttttgttatttttaatgttattttaatattgtaaaacttttgttattaatataatttagttcttaatttaattttaatttgtttcaatttttcaattttaatataattactttttattttatttttaatttatgtattattttaagaattattttagtcttatttttttatttgttttttgtttttatgttttaaatgtatttgatttattatattttaaaattttttatttaataaaaaaagaattttttttaatatggccGGGCCGGGATAAAtttctaggcccatattttgggccgggccggACCGGGCTCGAGGCCTTGAAAACGGGCTgaatttttttatgggcccggcttgaacccggcccggcccatgcgcACCTCTAGAACTAACctctatatttgaattgttttagGCGTgcgtgtaacaacctgtttttcagtggtgtcgaaaacagtggtttcaaggccaccaaattcgacgagtaagtttgtaaatattattatttaatatttacgagttaattatggttttaaaaaggttttcgatttgataatttatgttatataagcgatttattaagttcaagtggtttgaccctaaggtcaattgattttagaaaatgaggtatcgggacctcgtttctataaactgagccgtaaatatttttataaatatttatggagtgtcattaaggtggtattaaagtttcattaaaaatttttaacgtttcgatagttaattaattagaaaggactaaattataaaaaatacaaaatatgctAAATATAGCATTTAAGTGATGAAATAGCTTAATTAATAAAGGAGGAAGGACTTAAGTAAAAATCATTCCCTAATTAGTATAGTGGGACAACAATTTAAtaggaaatgataaaataatgtgTTTTGGATggcaaatttgtaaattaatgaaagtttaaacaaaattaaacaaaattaaagaacggaaaacaaaaatttctttcatttttcttcttcgaTGGCCGAAAGCCATAGCCAAGGAGGTGAAGCTTCGGTTTTGGATGTTTACTTTGCACGGTAAGTAATACTGACtcgttttcttgtaatttttatgtttttgagatcgttacaactaggtccgACTATGTccaactagcccgtaccttcgtttttaaaattgttaaagattttgaatgtttctatTGACGAATCTAGTGATTTTTgatgttaaattatgaatttgaaattttggttggtatttaaaagtattctgttaagggatttttgatgaattttccgATTATGGACTAAactgttgaaatagtaaaaatacaagggttttcttgtgaaattattgcaaaaatgggctgTATTGAATGCCATAAATATTCAGCTAGCTTGgatttgcattaaaaatggttaatttgcatgttttaggcttagggactaaattgagtaaaagtaaaatgttaggggtaattttttaaaaatgtcaaaaaatactaaatttcataaaatgaattattttattgtataaattaataaattgaatgaaattattaatttagatcaagatcgagtagaAAATCgaagagaataaaaaattatcaaaaagccCCTATACTTTGATATTTCTGCactttagccaggtaagttcgttatatgattattattaattgtattgaatatttcataatatttcattATGGGTTAAAACTTAAATGTCATTTAGCTATGTTT encodes:
- the LOC107949162 gene encoding tubby-like F-box protein 6: MTLKFIARLRSSRVVVQDQLEVPDQAAVGGGGDGGDCCWAKLPPELLREVLLMIEDSETRWPQRKTVVACAGVCSSWRLIVKEIVKFPEISGKLTFPISVKQPGPKDGLLHCFIKRNRSTHTYCLYLSLTNALTDDGKFLLAARKHKRPTHNDYIISLRAEDMSRGSSSYVGKLRSNYLGNRYTILAGQSAHTGSKMAKNHSPRLPNLKHASSKVHLVNYSMAHISYELEVFGSRGPRRMQCIMGTIPTASTAPEEPARARSEFSGLNTDIFQSNPIAHSEPASMGNFLSGSLCGQKNGALVLINKAPRWNEQLHCWCLNFHGRVTVASVKNFQLVASPENRKIVLQFGKVGKDLFTMDYQYPISAFQAFAICLSSFDTKVACE
- the LOC107949161 gene encoding inactive beta-amylase 9, which gives rise to MEVSAIRSCSQATNLKTELGFKDSRFSFGKFNEKLFFRKPNSVSFQSPLRRGKSWLRITAQAAQSDPLPKSKSSTKSKTLNRVRLFAGLPLDVVSGGTVNQFRAISAGLKALKLLGLEGVELPIWWGVVEHESMGKYDWSGYLTIAEMVRKAGLKLHVTLCFHASSQPKIPLPEWVLDIGKTKSNIFFKDQAGKPYRGCLSLAVDELAVLNGKTPMQVYQDFCESFKSAFSAFIGSTIMGITMGLGPDGELRYPSHRGFAKSDTVPGAGEFQCYDKNMLHLLKQHAEACGKPKWGLGGPHDAPANSELPTANTFFKDHGGSWESPYGDFFLSWYSSQLIAHGDRLLSLASSVFSDSAVNIFGKVPLMHSWHGTRSHPSELTAGFYNTATRKGYEEVAEMFARNSCKIILPGMDQSDKYQLKESLSSPESLLAEIGTACNKHGVGISGQNSTIGAPDGLKQIKKNMLSENLNDSFIFQRIGAQFFAPEHFPLFIEFVRKLNQPELHSGNLPTKEGTTTATDSVHTRSNLSIHMQSA